In Zea mays cultivar B73 chromosome 7, Zm-B73-REFERENCE-NAM-5.0, whole genome shotgun sequence, the following proteins share a genomic window:
- the LOC100194249 gene encoding Ferredoxin--NADP reductase, embryo isozyme, chloroplastic-like, translating into MAPPALGSQVAAAASVPVGSDSLAKGAALKGNSTLNFRTKPCIGMALAWKNRTQQPRRLNKVLCMSVQQASRSKVAVVPIELEKAKEPPLHLYKPKEPYTATIVSVERLVGPRAPGETCHVVIDHGGNVPYWEGQSYGVIPPGENPKKPGSPNTVRLYSIASTRYGDSFDGKTASLCVRRAVYYDPETGEEDPSKRGVCSNFLCGSKPGDKVQITGPSGKIMLLPEDDPNATHIMIATGTGVAPYRGYLRRMFMEDVPTFKFGGLAWLFLGVANSDSLLYDEEFTNYLQQYPDNFRYDKALSREQKNKSGGKMYVQDKIEEYSDEIFRLLDGGAHIYFCGLKGMMPGIQDTLKKVAEQRGESWDQKLSQLKKNKQWHVEVY; encoded by the exons ATGGCTCCCCCCGCGCTCGGATCTCAG GTGGCCGCCGCAGCCTCGGTGCCCGTCGGCTCGGACTCTCTCGCCAAGGGCGCGGCGCTCAAG GGTAACAGCACTCTAAACTTTCGGACCAAACCATGCATCGGGATGGCATTAGCGTGGAAAAACAGGACCCAGCAACCACGGCGTCTGAACAAGGTACTCTGCATGTCTGTTCAACAAGCAAGCAGAAGCAAGGTTGCTGTCGTGCCCATCGAGTTGGAGAAGGCAAAGGAGCCACCGCTCCACCTGTACAAACCAAAGGAGCCTTACACGGCCACGATCGTCTCTGTCGAGAGGCTTGTAGGACCCAGAGCTCCTGGCGAAACATGCCACGTTGTCATTGATCATGGCGGCAATGTTCCGTACTGGGAAGGACAGAGTTACGGCGTCATTCCTCCT GGAGAGAATCCAAAAAAACCTGGATCTCCCAATACTGTTAGGCTCTATTCAATTGCTTCTACTAGGTATGGTGATTCTTTTGATGGAAAGACAGCAAGCTTATGTGTTCGCCGTGCTGTTTATTATGATCCTGAAACTGGAGAGGAAGACCCCTCAAAGAGAGGTGTCTGCAGTAACTTCCTGTGTGGCTCAAAACCAGGGGACAAAGTTCAGATCACAG GCCCCTCGGGCAAAATAATGCTTCTTCCTGAGGATGATCCAAATGCCACTCATATCATGATTGCCACGGGGACCGGTGTTGCTCCCTACCGTGGCTACCTACGTCGCATGTTCATGGAAGATGTCCCAACTTTCAAATTTGGTGGTCTGGCTTGGCTCTTCCTTGGTGTTGCGAACTCTGACAGCCTTCTCTATGACGAAGAGTTCACAAACTACCTTCAGCAGTATCCAGACAATTTCAG GTACGACAAAGCGCTAAGCAGGGAGCAGAAGAACAAGAGCGGCGGGAAGATGTACGTGCAGGACAAGATCGAGGAGTACAGCGACGAAATCTTCAGACTGCTAGATGGCGGTGCGCACATCTACTTCTGTGGTTTGAAGGGGATGATGCCGGGGATCCAGGACACGCTCAAGAAGGTGGCTGAGCAAAGAGGCGAGAGCTGGGACCAGAAGCTGTCACAGCTGAAAAAGAACAAGCAGTGGCACGTCGAGGTTTACTAG
- the LOC100194249 gene encoding ferredoxin--NADP reductase, embryo isozyme, chloroplastic-like isoform X1, with amino-acid sequence MAPPALGSQVAAAASVPVGSDSLAKGAALKGNSTLNFRTKPCIGMALAWKNRTQQPRRLNKVLCMSVQQASRSKVAVVPIELEKAKEPPLHLYKPKEPYTATIVSVERLVGPRAPGETCHVVIDHGGNVPYWEGQSYGVIPPGENPKKPGSPNTVRLYSIASTRYGDSFDGKTASLCVRRAVYYDPETGEEDPSKRGVCSNFLCGSKPGDKVQITADIQNVVHLTWCPYQGPSGKIMLLPEDDPNATHIMIATGTGVAPYRGYLRRMFMEDVPTFKFGGLAWLFLGVANSDSLLYDEEFTNYLQQYPDNFRYDKALSREQKNKSGGKMYVQDKIEEYSDEIFRLLDGGAHIYFCGLKGMMPGIQDTLKKVAEQRGESWDQKLSQLKKNKQWHVEVY; translated from the exons ATGGCTCCCCCCGCGCTCGGATCTCAG GTGGCCGCCGCAGCCTCGGTGCCCGTCGGCTCGGACTCTCTCGCCAAGGGCGCGGCGCTCAAG GGTAACAGCACTCTAAACTTTCGGACCAAACCATGCATCGGGATGGCATTAGCGTGGAAAAACAGGACCCAGCAACCACGGCGTCTGAACAAGGTACTCTGCATGTCTGTTCAACAAGCAAGCAGAAGCAAGGTTGCTGTCGTGCCCATCGAGTTGGAGAAGGCAAAGGAGCCACCGCTCCACCTGTACAAACCAAAGGAGCCTTACACGGCCACGATCGTCTCTGTCGAGAGGCTTGTAGGACCCAGAGCTCCTGGCGAAACATGCCACGTTGTCATTGATCATGGCGGCAATGTTCCGTACTGGGAAGGACAGAGTTACGGCGTCATTCCTCCT GGAGAGAATCCAAAAAAACCTGGATCTCCCAATACTGTTAGGCTCTATTCAATTGCTTCTACTAGGTATGGTGATTCTTTTGATGGAAAGACAGCAAGCTTATGTGTTCGCCGTGCTGTTTATTATGATCCTGAAACTGGAGAGGAAGACCCCTCAAAGAGAGGTGTCTGCAGTAACTTCCTGTGTGGCTCAAAACCAGGGGACAAAGTTCAGATCACAG CGGACATTCAAAACGTGGTCCATCTTACATGGTGTCCTTACCAGG GCCCCTCGGGCAAAATAATGCTTCTTCCTGAGGATGATCCAAATGCCACTCATATCATGATTGCCACGGGGACCGGTGTTGCTCCCTACCGTGGCTACCTACGTCGCATGTTCATGGAAGATGTCCCAACTTTCAAATTTGGTGGTCTGGCTTGGCTCTTCCTTGGTGTTGCGAACTCTGACAGCCTTCTCTATGACGAAGAGTTCACAAACTACCTTCAGCAGTATCCAGACAATTTCAG GTACGACAAAGCGCTAAGCAGGGAGCAGAAGAACAAGAGCGGCGGGAAGATGTACGTGCAGGACAAGATCGAGGAGTACAGCGACGAAATCTTCAGACTGCTAGATGGCGGTGCGCACATCTACTTCTGTGGTTTGAAGGGGATGATGCCGGGGATCCAGGACACGCTCAAGAAGGTGGCTGAGCAAAGAGGCGAGAGCTGGGACCAGAAGCTGTCACAGCTGAAAAAGAACAAGCAGTGGCACGTCGAGGTTTACTAG
- the LOC103631942 gene encoding 187-kDa microtubule-associated protein AIR9 → METPSEALKPAEAKPAKPRPVAPTGRFALGTASSIKKRADGSAPAEVGVPRSSLMKSTSSLNASSATRRSSTGTAGKQQDNGSSAAAKKSSPTLSDGARKTKLVSAPAAGSKPAVEKKTSLVERTGADLARKPAVKASPTSTLKKVQSKTESSNGSSGSTRRVSSNASVPSPRSVTSNAARKLGTQASSAASNRRKSSTADSRDSRFMMLPQVDLKASDEVRLDSRGHRVRSLKQLRLSHALEFVYLRDNLLSSLEGIEILKGVKVLDLSFNDFKLPGFEPLGNCVVLQQLYLAGNQITSLASLPELPNLEFLSIAQNRLKSVCMARQPRLQVLAASRNKISTLKGFPHFPSLEHLRVEENPLLEMPHLEAASILLIGPTLKKFNDRDLNPNEAEVAKQYPAHTAICIRDGWEFCSPELAADSTFSFLLEQWNNKLPQGYMVNKAYVDHPFEEDPCHCHFRFTNLGGEGELVLKYQWFLGGKTPTDFVAIPGASSEVYWPKREDVGRCLKVECTPIVNGAEFSPVFAVSLPVSPGTGCPKVINLAVSGEVVEGNILSGVPEIAWCGGTPGKGVASWLRRRWNGNAVVIDGAEGMEYQLTVNDINSSLVFMYTPVTDEGVKGEPQCTMTDFVKAATPSVSNVHVLGDIVEDNIIVGKGKYFGGREGLSKIRWFREKENGEFLLVLSDSMEYTLTKEDVGRHLKFVYIPVNLEGQEGESACAITDVVKKAPPKVFNLKIVGESMEGSKISASATVTGGTEGSSRVQWYKASSSEFKNEHELEALTPSRVSKTFRIPLGAVGYYIVAKFTPVAPDGEVGEPAYATSDGLVETLPPSLNFLTVTGEFSEGQILTASYGYIGGHEGNSLYSWHLHEAEDDEGTPLSEATGLLQYCVTKEAVGKFVSFKCTPVRDDDIVGEARSFIGKDRVTPGMPTLLSLEVTGDAIEGTTMFASKRYWGGEEGDTMFRWILTNSDGTEKEIEGATSSSYTLKCNDIGFYISVLCKPVRNDGVDGSLVSTEAIGPIIPGPPTCQSLELAGSMVEGGRLTFHAVYTGGLRGSCIQEWFRLHDDGHKDKLTADECLDLDLADIDCRIELMYTPVREDGVHGLPRSVTSDTILPGEPKGVNLILPECFEDNEISPIKTYFGGKEGTGKYTWFRNKEKLDNLEFDLVAESSEVVGETLKYKPSLNDVSSYLILYWVPTRRDGKVGDPLMAISDDPVMAAFPSVSDVHLEQKSSDVYCGLGIYYGGYEGLSLYRWYRESSDGTRLHIDGADSVTYEVTDADYSCRLLFGYTPVRSDGISGEEKLSEPSDVILPELLKIETLNFKGNQVERETLTAAEQIPYSEIQQHIWKNYKKEMKYQWFISNESGGDQSFEPLATQCSRSYKVRFEDIGRCLKCECFVTDVFGRSSELVSAVTAPILPGRPKIEKLEIEGRGFHTDLYAVQGTYSGGKEGKSKIQWLRSMVGSPDLISIPGETGRTYEANVDDVGYRLVAIYTPVREDGVEGQPVSVSTEQIAVEPELYREVKQKLDDGSVKFEVLCDKDRTPKKAQVMGHLERRVLEVNRKRIKVVKPGSKTSFPSTEVRGTYAPPFHVELYRNDQHRFKIVVDGDTEVDLMVQTRHMRDRIILTIRGLAQKFNSTSLNTLLRIES, encoded by the exons ATGGAAACTCCATCAGAGGCCTTGAAGCCGGCGGAGGCTAAACCGGCGAAGCCACGGCCAGTGGCGCCCACGGGCAGGTTCGCCTTGGGGACTGCTTCGTCCATTAAAAAGCGAGCTGATGGTTCGGCTCCGGCGGAGGTGGGTGTGCCCCGGTCTTCCTTGATGAAGTCTACCTCGTCGCTGAACGCCAGTTCGGCGACGAGAAGAAGCAGCACGGGGACTGCTGGGAAGCAACAGGACAATGGGAGCTCAGCTGCTGCTAAGAAGTCTAGTCCTACGCTGTCGGATGGCGCGAGGAAGACTAAACTGGTGTCAGCTCCCGCTGCTGGCTCAAAACCAGCAGTGGAGAAGAAAACATCCTTGGTCGAGAGGACAGGTGCCGATTTGGCCAGGAAGCCTGCTGTTAAGGCATCCCCAACTTCAACACTGAAGAAGGTCCAGTCAAAGACAGAGAGCTCCAATGGCAGCAGTGGCAGCACCAGGAGAGTGTCCTCCAATGCTTCTGTGCCATCGCCACGTTCCGTCACAAGCAATGCAGCAAGGAAACTGGGTACTCAAGCATCATCTGCTGCGTCTAATCGGCGGAAGAGCTCAACCGCAGATAGCCGTGATTCGAGATTCATGATGCTGCCACAGGTGGATTTGAAGGCTAGCGATGAAGTG AGGCTGGATTCAAGAGGTCATCGAGTTCGTAGTCTCAAGCAGCTGAGGTTATCACATGCTCTTGAG TTTGTGTATCTGAGGGACAACCTTTTATCAAGTTTGGAGGGCATTGAGATTCTCAAGGGGGTAAAG GTTCTTGATTTGAGTTTTAATGATTTTAAGCTCCCTGGGTTTGAGCCTCTTGGGAACTGTGTTGTCCTCCAG CAACTGTATCTTGCTGGAAATCAAATAACTTCACTTGCTAGCCTTCCTGAACTTCCTAACTTGGAG TTCCTTTCTATTGCTCAAAACAGGCTAAAGTCAGTTTGTATGGCTCGACAGCCTCGACTTCAA GTGTTAGCAGCTAGCAGAAACAAAATATCAACTTTGAAGGGATTTCCACATTTTCCTTCTCTAGAG CATTTGCGTGTTGAGGAGAATCCACTACTTGAGATGCCACACTTGGAAGCTGCTTCTATCCTACTTATAGGTCCTACTTTGAAGAAGTTCAATGACCGAG ATCTGAACCCCAACGAGGCTGAGGTAGCTAAGCAATATCCTGCTCATACAGCTATTTGCATTCGGGATGGTTGGGAATTTTGCTCCCCTGAACTTGCTGCTG ATTCAACATTTTCTTTCCTACTTGAGCAATGGAATAATAAGCTGCCTCAAGGTTACATGGTGAATAAAGCTTATGTTGACCATCCGTTTGAAGAGGATCCATGCCATTGCCATTTTAGATTCACAAATCTTGGTGGTGAGGGTGAGCTAGTCCTCAAATACCAATGGTTTCTGGGTGGcaaaacaccaacagattttgttGCTATCCCTGGTGCATCGAGCGAG GTGTACTGGCCAAAACGTGAGGATGTTGGAAGATGTTTGAAAGTTGAATGCACTCCAATAGTAAATGGTGCAGAATTTTCGCCCGTTTTTGCTGTATCTTTACCTGTTTCTCCAG GTACTGGATGTCCAAAGGTCATCAATCTGGCAGTCAGTGGTGAAGTAGTGGAAGGAAACATACTCAGTGGAGTTCCTGAAATTGCCTGGTGTGGTGGAACACCTGGGAAAGGCGTTGCAAG TTGGTTAAGGCGGAGGTGGAACGGCAATGCTGTAGTAATTGATGGAGCTGAGGGGATGGAATATCAGTTGACAGTCAATGATATCAATTCAAGTTTGGTATTTATGTACACCCCTGTTACAGACGAGGGTGTCAAGGGAGAGCCGCAATGTACAATGACAGATTTTGTGAAGGCTG CAACACCATCAGTCAGCAATGTGCATGTTCTGGGAGATATTGTTGAAGATAACATTATCGTAGGGAAAGGAAAATACTTCGGTGGCAGAGAGGGACTAAGTAAAATCCGGTGGTTTAGAGAGAAGGAAAATGG TGAATTTCTTCTTGTGCTATCAGACAGCATGGAGTATACACTAACCAAGGAGGACGTGGGGAGACACCTCAAATTTGTATATATCCCTGTTAACCTTGAAG GTCAGGAGGGTGAATCTGCTTGTGCGATAACAGATGTAGTTAAGAAAG CCCCTCCAAAAGTATTCAATCTAAAGATTGTTGGGGAATCTATGGAAGGAAGCAAGATATCTGCCAGTGCTACTGTTACAGGTGGAACTGAAGGGTCCAGCAGGGTTCAATGGTACAAGGCATCTTCCTCTGAATTTAAGAATGAACATGAGCTTGAAGCCCTTACTCCGTCACGAGTTTCTAAG ACATTCCGCATTCCTCTTGGTGCTGTTGGATATTATATCGTTGCAAAGTTTACACCTGTGGCACCTGATGGTGAAGTCGGTGAACCAGCCTATGCTACATCAGATGGCCTTGTGGAAA CACTACCACCCAGCCTGAACTTCTTAACAGTCACTGGTGAATTCTCTGAGGGTCAGATATTAACAGCATCATATGGGTATATCGGAGGACATGAAGGAAATAGTTTATACAGCTGGCACCTTCATGAG GCTGAAGATGACGAAGGCACTCCACTTTCAGAGGCAACCGGTTTGCTACAATACTGTGTTACAAAGGAAGCTGTTGGAAAGTTTGTTTCTTTCAAATGCACCCCTGTCAGAGATGATGATATTGTTGGTGAGGCAAGATCATTCATAGGAAAGGACAGAGTTACTCCAG GGATGCCGACATTACTTTCTCTTGAAGTAACTGGTGATGCAATTGAAGGAACAACTATGTTTGCCAGTAAAAGGTATTGGGGAGgagaagaaggggacacaatgttCCGCTGGATACTG ACAAATTCTGATGGAACCGAGAAAGAAATTGAAGGAGCAACAAGTTCATCATACACCTTGAAATGCAATGACATTGGCTTCTACATATCTGTCTTGTGCAAGCCTGTTAGAAATGATGGAGTTGATGGTTCTTTAGTGTCGACTGAAGCGATTGGTCCTATTATACCAG GGCCACCAACATGTCAATCTCTTGAACTAGCTGGCTCTATGGTTGAAGGTGGCCGTTTGACCTTTCATGCTGTGTATACAGGAGG TTTGCGGGGAAGTTGCATCCAAGAATGGTTCAGATTACATGATGATGGGCACAAGGACAAGTTGACTGCTGATG AATGTCTAGACCTTGATCTAGCTGATATCGATTGCCGGATTGAACTTATGTATACACCTGTACGAGAAGACGGAGTGCACGGGTTACCAAGGAGTGTTACTTCTGATACAATCTTACCTG GGGAGCCCAAGGGTGTCAATCTTATTCTACCTGAGTGTTTTGAGGACAATGAAATTTCTCCCATCAAAACCTATTTCGGTGGCAAGGAAGGCACTGGCAAATATACATGGTTTCGAAATAAAGAGAAACTTGATAACTTGGAATTTGATCTGGTTGCTGAATCATCAGAAGTTGTTGGAGAAACCTT AAAATATAAGCCTTCATTGAATGATGTTAGTTCCTATCTGATTCTTTATTGGGTTCCTACACGGCGTGATGGAAAGGTTGGTGATCCTTTGATGGCTATCTCTGATGATCCGGTCATGGCAG CTTTTCCATCTGTTTCGGATGTTCACTTAGAGCAGAAAAGTTCAGATGTATATTGTGGACTAGGCATCTATTATGGTGGATATGAGGGATTAAGCTTGTATAGATGGTACAGGGAATCTAGTGATGGAACTAGGCTTCACATAGATGGTGCTGATTCAGTCACATACGAAGTGACAGATGCTGATTACAGCTGCCGTCTACTGTTTGG TTATACTCCTGTTCGTTCAGATGGGATAAGTGGAGAAGAAAAACTCTCTGAACCATCTGATGTAATTTTGCCAG AACTACTCAAAATCGAGACACTCAATTTCAAGGGGAATCAGGTTGAAAGAGAAACACTGACTGCTGCTGAACAAATTCCGTACAGTGAGATTCAACAACATATATGGAAAAATTATAAGAAAGAGATGAAATATCAATG GTTTATTTCCAATGAATCAGGAGGCGATCAGTCTTTTGAACCATTGGCAACCCAGTGTTCTCGCTCATACAAAGTGCGCTTTGAGGATATTGGTCGTTGCCTGAAATGCGAATGCTTTGTCACTGATGTATTTGGACGATCTAGTGAATTGGTATCCGCTGTGACTGCTCCTATTTTGCCAG GAAGGCCTAAAATTGAAAAGCTGGAGATTGAAGGAAGAGGTTTCCACACTGACCTATATGCCGTTCAGGGTACCTATAGCGGAGGCAAAGAAGGCAAGAGTAAAATACAATGGCTCAGATCGATGGTTGGAAGCCCTGATCTTATCTCCATACCTG GCGAAACTGGAAGAACGTATGAAGCTAATGTTGATGATGTAGGGTATAGGCTTGTTGCAATTTATACACCTGTAAGAGAGGATGGAGTTGAGGGACAACCTGTTTCTGTTTCAACAGAACAGATTGCAGTTG AGCCTGAACTTTACAGGGAAGTGAAACAGAAGCTCGATGATGGTTCAGTCAAATTTGAG GTTCTGTGTGACAAGGACCGAACACCCAAAAAG GCACAAGTAATGGGCCATTTGGAGCGGAGGGTTTTGGAAGTCAACCGAAAGAGGATAAAAGTAGTAAAGCCTGGATCTAAGACATCATTCCCGAGTACTGAAGTACGAGGAACCTACGCTCCACCGTTCCAT GTCGAGCTGTATCGCAATGACCAGCACCGCTTCAAGATTGTTGTCGACGGTGATACTGAAGTTGACTTAATGGTGCAAACACGGCACATGCGAGACCGCATCATCCTCACGATCAGAGGCCTCGCCCAGAAGTTCAACAGCACCTCCCtcaacacacttctcaggatcgaGTCATGA
- the LOC100276366 gene encoding uncharacterized protein LOC100276366, with product MAARCSLSSSSLSVHGPLRHNKPSKRLAPCLPSAPRPGAAALRARAAKLPPGVEAPRVQPKLSEPFLGFTQTAEIWNSRACMIGLIGTFIVELVLNKGILQMIGVEVGKGLDLPL from the exons ATGGCAGCAAGGTGTAGCCTTTCCTCGTCATCCCTGTCGGTCCATGGACCCCTCCGCCACAATAAACCCAGCAAGAGACTCGCTCCATGCCTGCCATCGGCGCCAAGACCAGGAGCCGCTGCTCTGAGAGCGCGTGCTGCGAAACTTCCTCCAGGG GTTGAAGCGCCCAGGGTGCAGCCGAAGCTGAGCGAGCCCTTCTTGGGGTTCACCCAGACCGCGGAGATTTGGAACTCCAGGGCCTGCATGATCGGCCTCATCGGCACCTTCATTGTGGAGCTG GTGCTGAACAAGGGGATTCTTCAGATGATTGGGGTGGAGGTGGGCAAGGGTCTGGACCTTCCTCTTTGA
- the LOC100286020 gene encoding photosystem I reaction center 6: MASQLSAAVPRFHGLRGYAAPRSAVAALPSVRVGRKRSSSQGIRCDYIGSATNLIMVTTTTLMLFAGRFGLAPSANRKATAGLKLEARDSGLQTGDPAGFTLADTLACGAVGHILGVGIVLGLKNTGALDQIIG; this comes from the exons atggcatcccagctctccGCCGCCGTGCCCCGGTTCCACGGCCTCCGGGGCTACGCCGCGCCCAGGTCCGCGGTGGCAGCGCTGCCGTCCGTGAGGGTGGGCAGGAAGAGGTCGTCGTCGCAGGGCATCCGCTGCGACTACATCGGCTCCGCCACCAACCTG ATCAtggtgacgacgacgacgctgATGCTGTTCGCGGGGCGGTTCGGGCTGGCGCCGTCCGCGAACCGCAAGGCGACGGCGGGGCTGAAGCTGGAGGCGCGCGACTCCGGCCTGCAGACGGGTGACCCCGCCGGGTTCACCCTCGCCGACACGCTGGCCTGCGGCGCCGTCGGCCACATCCTCGGCGTCGGCATCGTGCTCGGGCTCAAGAACACCGGCGCCCTCGACCAGATCATCGGCTAG